A stretch of Panthera tigris isolate Pti1 chromosome E2, P.tigris_Pti1_mat1.1, whole genome shotgun sequence DNA encodes these proteins:
- the FBXO46 gene encoding F-box only protein 46 — translation MDRSGLLPFQLWCPRPFGTYSQNQPRPPAAALKPSACPEPGSGAEPDHGPAHSENTPPTLATEAPASQPAPLLSAAAAGDEGRVLLDTWYVIKPGNTKEKVAFFVAHQCGGGSRASSMKVKGHWGSDSSKAKRRRRCLEPTKAPPDPGGREGPPAAEGAPASAGEDVDLLSVAEMVALVEQRAALALQNYPRPGTPAPVVFVSAEQGGPAKGLGSERRSGGGDCSRVAEAVAHFEAQRDSPPAKGLRKEERPGPGPGEVRIAFRISNGREPRAPDGSLPNGSSGRPGCAYPGSPGPGARAKDKITCDLYQLISPSRDALPSNVEFLLARADEASEGESPVPARPEDTPPAPPPPPARDCGASGFHVDVVVTGVVDECIFFGKDGTKNVKEETVCLTVSPEEPPPPGQLFFLQSRGPDGPPEPPPADSPTTAPGPDDAEGTADTSLCRLYRHVSHDFLEIRFKIQRLLEPRQYMLLLPEHVLVKIFSFLPTRALAALKCTCHHFKGIIEAFGVRATDSRWSRDPLYRDDPCKQCRKRYEKGDVSLCRWHPKPYHHDLPYGRSYWMCCRRADRETPGCRLGLHDNNWVLPCNGPGGGRAGREEGR, via the coding sequence ATGGACCGCAGCGGCCTCCTGCCCTTCCAGCTCTGGTGCCCCCGGCCCTTTGGCACCTACTCCCAGAACCAGCCGCGCCCGCCTGCCGCGGCCCTCAAGCCATCAGCCTGCCCGGAGCCGGGCAGCGGGGCCGAGCCAGACCACGGGCCTGCCCACTCAGAGAACACCCCGCCCACCTTGGCCACGGaggcccctgcctcccagcctgccCCGCTCCTCTCCGCAGCAGCTGCTGGCGATGAGGGGCGAGTCCTGCTGGACACGTGGTACGTGATCAAGCCCGGGAATACAAAGGAGAAGGTGGCCTTCTTTGTGGCCCACCAGTGTGGGGGGGGCAGCCGGGCCAGCTCCATGAAGGTCAAGGGGCACTGGGGCAGTGACAGCTCCAAGGCCAAGCGGAGGAGGCGCTGTCTTGAGCCTACTAAGGCTCCACCGGACCCAGGGGGCCGAGAGGGGCCCCCTGCCGCTGAAGGGGCCCCAGCCTcagctggtgaggatgtagaccTGCTCTCCGTGGCCGAGATGGTGGCCCTGGTGGAACAGCGGGCCGCCCTGGCTCTGCAGAACTACCCACGCCCCGGCACCCCGGCGCCTGTGGTCTTCGTGTCGGCTGAGCAGGGTGGGCCTGCCAAAGGGCTGGGGTCCGAGCGGAGGTCTGGTGGCGGGGACTGCAGCCGCGTAGCTGAGGCAGTGGCCCACTTTGAGGCCCAGCGGGACAGCCCTCCAGCCAAAGGCCTCCGCAAAGAGGAGCGGCCTGGGCCCGGCCCAGGGGAGGTGCGCATCGCCTTTCGCATCTCCAACGGCCGAGAGCCCCGGGCGCCCGACGGCAGCTTGCCCAACGGGAGCAGCGGCCGGCCCGGTTGTGCCTACCCCGGCAGCCCAGGCCCCGGGGCCCGAGCCAAGGACAAGATCACCTGTGACCTGTACCAGCTCATCAGCCCCTCTCGGGATGCCCTGCCCAGCAATGTGGAGTTCCTTCTGGCTCGGGCGGATGAAGCCAGCGAGGGGGAGAGCCCGGTCCCTGCCAGGCCTGAGGACACTCCCCCGGcgccccctccgccccctgcCCGGGACTGCGGCGCGTCAGGCTTCCACGTGGACGTGGTAGTGACGGGTGTGGTGGACGAGTGCATCTTCTTTGGCAAGGATGGCACCAAGAATGTGAAAGAGGAGACGGTGTGCCTGACGGTCAGCCCCGAGGAGCCGCCCCCACCGGGCCAGCTCTTCTTCCTCCAGTCCCGGGGTCCGGACGGGCCCCCCGAGCCGCCCCCAGCCGACTCCCCCACCACCGCGCCAGGCCCGGACGACGCCGAGGGGACAGCGGACACCTCCCTGTGCCGCCTGTATCGGCACGTGTCGCACGACTTCCTGGAGATCCGCTTCAAGATCCAGCGGCTGCTGGAGCCGCGGCAGTACATGCTGCTGCTGCCCGAGCACGTGCTGGTGAAGATCTTCAGCTTCCTGCCCACGCGGGCCCTGGCGGCCCTCAAGTGCACCTGCCACCACTTCAAGGGCATCATTGAGGCGTTCGGTGTGCGGGCCACAGACTCGCGCTGGAGCCGCGACCCCCTGTATCGCGATGACCCTTGCAAGCAGTGCCGCAAGAGATACGAGAAGGGTGACGTGTCGCTCTGCCGCTGGCACCCGAAGCCCTACCACCACGACCTGCCTTACGGACGTTCCTACTGGATGTGCTGCCGCCGAGCGGACCGCGAGACGCCTGGCTGCCGCCTGGGTCTGCACGATAACAACTGGGTGCTGCCCTGCAACGGGCcgggcgggggccgggccggccgggaggaagggaggtga